The Sphingobacterium bambusae genome includes a window with the following:
- a CDS encoding DUF2721 domain-containing protein translates to MITYNTAALLFPAISLIMLAYTNRFLALAALVRSLHAKYLEHNKEGVLHGQIGNLRYRLKLLRHMQGMGVLSFITCIVCMYGIYLESVLLAEVCFALSLLFFAVSLLISFVEIQLSNKALELELSDMEGHSDPSLVQYIKKTFDPRKKGSSRDQE, encoded by the coding sequence ATGATCACCTACAACACTGCAGCGCTGCTTTTTCCTGCTATTAGTTTAATTATGCTTGCTTACACCAATCGCTTTTTGGCTTTGGCGGCGCTCGTGCGCAGCTTACATGCGAAATACCTAGAGCACAATAAAGAAGGCGTGCTGCACGGACAGATAGGGAACTTACGCTATCGGCTTAAGCTGTTGCGGCATATGCAGGGGATGGGTGTGCTAAGCTTTATCACCTGCATCGTGTGTATGTATGGCATTTACCTAGAAAGTGTGCTGCTTGCCGAGGTTTGCTTTGCCCTCAGCTTGCTCTTCTTCGCGGTGTCGTTGCTCATCTCCTTTGTGGAGATACAGCTTAGCAACAAAGCGCTAGAACTCGAACTCAGCGATATGGAGGGGCATAGCGATCCTTCACTGGTCCAATATATCAAGAAGACATTTGATCCAAGGAAGAAGGGGAGTAGTCGAGACCAAGAGTGA